The Homo sapiens chromosome 21, GRCh38.p14 Primary Assembly DNA window cagctcctTCGGGTCACGAGCTGCTGGTCCCTTATGTGTCAAGCACCCTTGTCTTCCCAAACACCTCCCAGGCAGCGCAGAAATACCGCGGGAGACAGCGTGCTGAGCAGACCGTGAGGAATGACAGCTTTCAGCTCAGAAGCCGGGGCCACTCCGCACTGCCCCTCTCCGGCCCGGCCACACCACTCACCCTGCATCCAGGACACTTCTCCTTCAGCTTCCTGGCAATGCCCGTGATGGTGCCGCCCGTGCCCACTGAAGCCACCAGCATGTCCAGCTTCCCTGGTGGACGGATAACATTCTTGGGTCCCTGCCTGGCCAGCCCATCACTCATAGTAATAATCATTGAAAACACACTCAGCCCAAACCACGGTGGGTAACCaaaaagttcaaaagaaaaacttcttcTCCAGTTGGAGCAGCCCTCGTTGCTGCCCTTGGTCTGTGAAAGCCTCAGAAACAGGCAGCCTGGGGCACCCCAGCCCAGTCTTTGCTCAGTGACACTCGACCCCTAAAACCCCCATTTGGCTGGATGCAGAAAGACAGGACCCTGTCCGGGGGGTGCAGGCGCTGAGGGCGGGCAGAGGGAGGCTGTGAATTAACCACCTCCGTGGGCTGTTGGATGTTTGCGTGGTGTGAGTGAGTTAACTGAATTTACACAGGAAATGGAATCAGTCTTTTAGGCTTCAGCGCAGAAACTCGCTGGGCGCTCACACTGCTGGCCGCCAGCGCGGGCATCTGGTGGAGAAGTCACAGCAGGGAAAGACTCAGCGAGACGGAGCAGCTTGGGCACCCATGCTGAGACAGGACTGTTTTTGCCAAATGAGAGAGTTCTCACACATAAAGCCCAAACAACCAAATGCCTGGACCTTACAGCCCGGCTCCTGGGCACGGACTGAGGGTGTACTCCAGCCCATGCCAACACCGGATTCCCAATAGGAAGCCAGGGCGCCAACCTCTTGGCAACTTATCTCTAAAGGGATCTCTTGGGAAAACCTCAGTACCAACCCCCACAGGCCTTGGCACCGAGTCCCTGGAAAAGGGCCCAAGGAGCCGGCCTCATGCTTGTAACAGAGAGTGAGCTCATCGCAGATGTCACCAGCTCTGTTCTGCAGATGAATTTGATGCCGAGTCAGGGCATGATCCCAAATGAAGTCCAAGCTGTGAGCCCAGCACCAGCCTGGGCCCTGAACAGACTCGCTGTCTGCATTATCTGCAGGAGGAGCCCCTGCAGACCTGCAGAGATTGCTGGGTAAACAAATACAGCCATGCCCTGTGTTTGCTATTACAGGTAAACCACAGGCGGAGGCCAAGAGGGCACAACGGAGGGAGGAAATTGTTCTAGAGAAATGCTCTAGAAAAGCATTTCACAGAGGGAACATTTGAGCTGGGTTCTGAAGGGTGAATAGGAGTTCACCAAGGAGAGGGCAAGAGATGTGTACACTCCCAGGCAGCCAGGGATAAATGCAATCAAGATGGACAGAGGGACGCACCATCACACTGCTGCAGGATCTCATCAGCGGTGGTGTCGTAGTGAGCCAGGGGGTTGCTGGCGTTGCGGTACTGCATAGAAAGAGAGCAGAGCCCGTGAGCTGACCCCTGACACCTCAGTCACCCCCACATCCCTGACCGAGACCCTCCTAGGGAATGCCTGTCTCCAGGCCCCAGGTGCCTCACCTGGTCTAGGATGTGAGAATTGGGGATTTCGTTCTTCAGCCGCCAGGCCACCCCCACGTGTGACTCCGGGGAGTCGAACCTGGCATTGGTGGGCGTCCTCACAATCTCAGCCCCCAGTGCCCGCAGCACGTCCACCTGCAGGAGGGAAAGCGGTGGCCTGCACCTTCCGCCTGGCCCAGGCACCCTCATCCCCTGCCCTATGACCCCGCCCCTGGCCACGCCCACCCACCTTCTCGGAGCTCATCTTCTCTGGCATCACGATGATGCAGCGATAGCCCCTCACTGCCGCAGCCAGGGCCAGCCCGATCCCTGAGGGCACACAGAGGGTGAGAGGGGCCCAGTGACcccccaagccctgccccgccCCTGCCTGGGACACAGGGGCACACCCCGATGCCGGTTCCCTTAGGGCCCAGGGAAGAGGGTTCTGTGGGATTCCAAAATTGCCCAACATGGCTGCTTCTGCCTTCAAGTGCAGGGGGAGAGAGGCTGCCAGAGGCAGAAATAAAAGGTACACGtcaaggaggaggaggcagcggCGCAGGACAGGAGATCTGGTTCCTCCAGGCCCAGCCGGGTACACAGGCACAGGAAGAGCAGACTCCGGGTGCTCgtcttgtgtgccaggcactgccagGTGCCATCGCCCCGAGAGCATCGGCACTGGCCCCGAATGCTGGTCAAAGGAAGCTAGGTTGGGACACAGGCCGGCAGCGGGTGCAAGATGCCAGGGAGCAGGCGGCCAGGCGGGCCAGCACATGCGGCTGCAGCTCAGCCATCCCCCCCGGGTCCCGGCAGGCTCGGCATGGGTAGGGGACAGCCAGCCCTGGCCACCCCCTCTGGGCCTGGCACCCACCGGTGTTCCCGGATGTCGGCTCGATAATCGTGTCCCCGGGCTTCAGCGTCCCGTCGCGCTCAGCATCCTCAATCATCCGCAGGCTGATGCGGTCCTTCACGCTCCCGCCCGCGTTGAAGAACTCACACTTGgccactgggaggcagagatgaatCACAGAGGGGACCCCCTGACCACCCCCCCATTGATTCCTGCTCACCCCCCCATTACCTGATACACCCCAGGGTGGGGGACGGGCTTGGGGGTCTGTGGGTTCTGAAAAATTGCCACCTCTCCACTCACCTCCCCTACACCTGCACCTGGGCACTAGCCTATCAGAGCTTCTCCCCCTGCAGCCCATCCTACCGGTCCTGCAGGGCGCTGAGCAACTCTGTGGGAACCAGAGAGGCATAAGCAGCCCTCACTGGGGGGCGCCGCAGAAAACCCCGTCCCCCCACCCACGAGCTGGGCTTGTGGCGGGCAGGCGCCTGGATTTGGGTCCCCTACGCCCCTATGCCCAGCCATACCCAGCGGCCCCTGCCAAAGCAGCTTGATGTCCTGAAGCCACAGCACTGGCTTCCCCATCGGATGGGGACTCGCATACTCTCCCTACAGCCTCCCATTGTCCTCCTCCCCCTGTGGGGCGTCACCTGCCCGGGGAAGGGCTCCCTGCGCGGTTCCCGCACAAGGCCAAGGCCTTCACTTGCACTTCCTTCCTTACTGCaagtcctctctccctctccagctcttaaaaatatttagtttttaagagCGAGAGACTGGGCTGCATGAAATGTGATTTGAGGGACCTGGGACCAGCCTGCAGCACCTCAAAATTTCTGAAAGCAACCACCAGACAGGTGTTGCCCCTAGAACCAGGACGAGGCgctgtgtgtggtggggaggacTCTCGGGGTCTGGCCCTCTACAGGCCTGCATTCTCGGACCCCTCTGGGTCCCATACTGTGAAACCCTCAGTTAGATCATTCTCACTAGCGCCTGGGGGCCAGCTCCGAAGCAGAAATCAGAGCTGGTGGCCTCCGGCAAGCCACGTGACCAACCTGACCCTCGGTGTGTCTGTCTGTAAAACGGGCATTCCAAAACCTACTTCAAGGGCAACCACCAAGTTTAGACGTCATCCTGTACGGAGCACAGTGAGCCAGCCACGCGTGCTGCGTACGAGTTAAGGGTCCCTATTGTCTGACAAATGAGCACAGAGCCGGCCCTGCTGCCTTGGGGGTCTCTGTGAAGGGGGCTGCTCTGCTGCAGCTCCGAGATCTCCTTCCCTAGAGGGGGGCAGAGGAGGGCCAGGCTCCCACGAGGCCCCTCCTGTGAATCGGCGATCGGTTCCCAACGCACCGACCCCTGACTTCCTTCCCCCAGCGCCTGCCCCAGCTCTCACAGGTCCCCCGGCTGGGACATTAGAGCATCTCAGGATGAAAAAGTCCCAAGCCATGTTACTGgttccctctccttcccactcGAACTCCACCCCCTCCATCTGGCCCTGTCGCGGGGTTCTCCGCGGcacccttcctgcctccctccgaACTCACTTGGCCTTGGTCATCTGAAATACGAAATTCCGTCCCCGCCTTGTCCCCAAGGCCTCTGCACCCACAGCTTTCTCTGTGACGATGCTGAGGTCTACCAGGGCTCTGCGCTCTTGGTGAAGAGCGACCCTTAGGAATTCCCTCCACGTTCTTGAGCCTGGAAACTGCGTCCTGCAAAGAAATGCCCTTCCCCGGAGGCCTCAGACCACACCTCAGGTGACCCCCTGCGCACCCAGGACGAGGCCAGCCACAGACCCTCCAAATTCCCATTCTCTGTCTCATAAATGATGAGCTGAACTATCTGTCCCCACGAAGCTGGCAAGACAGAGGTAACCGCTCCCTGGACAGCGGGTGGCTCACAGCACGTGCTAGGACCCGTCCACTGCTCCTTAGCAGGCATGACGCTAACCCTCCCCACCTGCTTGCTTCTGCCTTTGACCCTCACCCGGCCCTTCACACCCTCGCTGCTTCCACTCCGGCCTCAGTTCAAAGGTCACCTGTTCGTTCCCTGGTCCATCTGCTGGGGAGTCACTTTGGTCACCCTCTGACACAATGCCCTGTTGTGTGTTTTTCCCAAACTTAAGCTGATATGTTCTTGGCCACTCATTAACCAGCGAGTTTTCTGATCCCAGGGCCTTGCCTAAGGGATCCATCCCAGGACCCCCCAGGACCCCCCAGGCCCACGGAGCCCAGTGTAGATGGAGGAAGCCCCTCTCCAAAGCCAGGGCACTCACAGAGCTCACACTTCAGGCCGAACTTCTTCCCAATCTTGTTGATTCTGACCATAGGGGTGTCCCCGATTTTCTTCAGAATATCTGGCAAGATTTTTGGAGATTTTGCCCTGAAACAGAGGAGTCCAcaattattcaggaaaaaaaaaaaaaatagtaccagCCCTGGCAGACATTGTCTTACACAAATCAACACTcgaagaactggaaaaaaaaaaaaaaaaaaaaaaaaagaactggctttatctgggtggtggttacacaaatctGTACACAGATACACCTAACACACATCCCACACACACGCctgaaacacacatacacacacatgcttaGACATACAAATCTATAAAAAGCAAATCATGCCTGTGGTTTATTTGCACCAATGCCAGCTTCCCAGGTTTGAAAATGAACCTACAGTCGTGGCAGATGTTGTTAGTGGGAAGCTGGGAGAAGGGTACAAAGGATCTATTATTTTTGCCACTTATTGTGAGTagtaaattatttccaaataaaaaagttaaaataagcaAATACTGACTCCAAAACAAAGGTTTAGGTCCACCTTTTCAGAAAGGCTTTACTGGAGATGACATTTCCTTTCATCTCTCAGCATGTGACCATAGGAAGCAAAAAAGTGTCAGGGCAGAGACTCCTTAGACCAGGGACAATGGCTGCAAAGCGCAGGCGGGATGTCTAGCCCTGCACAGAAAATGTCAGGCACGTGGCAGACTCAGAGCCCCGGCAGAGGCGCTGTCGGCCAGGCTcgtgatgccctgccctgcagCATCTGGCTGTGTAAACCCTCAAACCCTGGTCCAGGTGGTTTCCTAAATGGCCCTCATGCCCCTGCCATCCTCCCCCAGGGAGATGCTGATGACACCCCCTATCTATCTGCACCAAGCTCACCACATACTCATCTGGGAACACGCATGGCTTACAGCGGTCTCCAGACCCGCAACCCCTCCCTGGGCCTTGCAGCTCCGATGACACCCCGTGGCTAACCCTGGGCCCCCTCTTCAGCACAGTCACCTGCTGAACAGCCAGGGTCCTTGGGTCCTGCCCCCCAGGAGGCGACCCTTAGACCTGGGGTGAACCCAGCTCCCAGAGGTCCTGTGCCATGGAGGGAGTGCCACATTTGCAGGGAGAGCTACCCTGAAGGCCAAAACAGGCGCCAACAAGAGCAGCTGGAATCCAATCGCACCCTTCCCGGGGAGCAGAAGGCAGTCCTGCCAGGTCCCCAAACTGTACAGGGGCCAGGGAGGTTCCCTCAGAAGCAGTTCTCGGCAGAAGGGAACCAGGCTTGGCAGGTGTAGAGAGCCAGGGCCAGGTGGAAAGCCAAGCCCCAGGGTGACAGCGCCGGGGATTAGTTCATTAATTCAGTTCGGGCATCTGGCCAGCCAGGCGGGAAGAGTCCCGCCTCCCTGCAGCAGGTGTGCTGACTCAGCACTGGGCCTCGGTGGCTGTGAAGTTACCTGAGAAGTTTGCAGAGGTGATCAGGGCCAGGCCCAGAGCGCTTAGCAAGAAAAAGGATGTGACTTGCAGGGATAGCCCTGGAGCCCCTTATCTCAAGGACTCCCACTTCCACAGCCCAAGAGGCTCCTGGGAGGACACGCCACTGTCCTAGAATgaacctccaactcctgacccaCCTCTGCAGCACCTCCCCGCAACGCCACTATTCTCAGGGGCCCTCCGACTGGAGACAAGCGGCGTCGGCTCTGCGTCTCAGGATGGGGGTGTCTTCGGAGGATGAATGAGGCCAGTATGTGAGGTGCAGGTGCAACGCCATTTACAACCTGGAGGGCATCGTCTCCTTCTCATGCCCTAGAGTTAGGAGCTCACGGAGCCCTCAGGAATCGGGCCTGTCTTCCCTGCCCACTCCACCCTCCAGCAGCCACTCCCGACCTCACCGGGCCTCTCACCCACTGCTCTCTTGGGTTTGTCTTGGCAGCAAGAGCCCATCCTCCTGGCTGCCCACACATCTGCTTGGCCTCCTGAGCTCCCAGCACTGAGTATGTTTGACACTCAGACCTTCTGGGTTTGTCCActgtcacttctttctttctattgctGCACTGAGAGTACACCCAGCCACCCCCACCCATTCTGAACTGTAAATCAACAACCATAAACGCTGGTAGTGGTGGACACAAAATAGGaatcataatcccagcactttgggaggccgaggcgagtggatcaactgaggtcaggagttcaagaccagcctggacaacatggtgaaaccccatctctattaaaagcataaaaatccaccgggcgtgctggcacatgcctgtaatcccagctactagggaggctgaggtaggagaatcgcttcccgggaggcagaagttgcagtgagctgagatcgcgccactgcactccagcctgggtgacagcgagactctgtctcaaaaaaaaaaaaaaaaaaaaaggaatcaaacatCTAAGAAGcacattctttgatctatttgttCTCCTCCAAGATTACACTAAGGAAATAAAGATAATCCTAAGGCTTAGTGAGCTTGATTTCAGTTTCATGCTGGGGTAGGGATTTTTGTTGATTTGTCTTTTCCACTGATAGATCTTCTGCGCCTTGAGCAGGGCACGAAATGCACATGGCGCTGAGGAAAGACTTGTTGGCTAAATGAATGTGTCGTATCTTCTATTGCAGTTATGTAAAATGAGGTAACTGCAAACATCTATCTACCCCGTAGAGGGCTTACAAAATGATGGCTTCTTCACCGAACAGTCTGTGCCACCAGAAAAACAGCCCTTATGGAAAAATATGTAATGCCTACGGGAAGTCTTCATGACCTAGAGTTAACGGAAAAGTGcaggctgggccgggcgcggtggctcacacctgtaatcccaacacttgtgggaggccaaggcaggcggatcacttgaacctaggcattcaagaccagcctgggtgaaaccccatctcctaaaaatacaaaaatcagctgggtgtgatggtgggcacccatagtcccagctacttgggaggctgaggtgggaggatcccttaactgggggagattgaggctgcagtaagccatgattgcaccactgcactccagctcgtgtctcaaaaaaataaaaaataaataaataagagagcgCAGGCAGGATCCTGGTCCCTCACCTCCAGTGAATGTGCACACGCAGCCACAGACCGGGCAAAGCATGTGACCTgggcacatttatttatttattctggaaCTACTTGCTGAGCATCCACTGTCTTGCCAGGCACTGGCCTAGGCGCTGGGCTGCAGCGTAAGgaggccttggcctctcagagccTCATCTACACGGCAtggccccacccccagctcctcaATCCAGAGTGACTACAGGGGGTTACACCTCATGTCCTCCTGGCTGTGTGGTGTCCAGGTAACAAACTCCTGCCCTCCAGGTTATGGATCAGCCCTCTTGTGATCAAAAGCAGGACTTACGGGGCAGTGTGGTGATGTGGGGACTCGGAGGCAGGCCGGCCCAGCTGCCAGGTGCACCTGCTCGGAGCATCGGGCCGGATCCACAGGGGCTCCTTGGCTTCCTTATCCTCTGGGGACCCCTTCTCCAGGCTCCCCTTCGCCGAGTGTGGCCCTGAGCGGTGGGGGCAGCCTGTGGGCCCCACTTCTGCCTGGGGGGTCTCAGAAGGCATGCTGGGACCTGGCAAAGCAAGGAGAGAGGCGTCGGTTCAGGCTCGGATGCTGTGGGGTTCCAGCGAACCCTGCTGACCCGGCCCCCTCTGGGAGGCGTGCTCTGCTCCCTCAGAGAAGCCCAGGAAGAACTGCACAAAAACACAGGCACCAGCCCTGTGGGCAGCCGCTTGGCCATTTCTCTCCTATAGGCATATaccaaaaaaaatggaagcagacAGTTgcttgggccgggtgcggtggctcacgcctctcatcccagcacttcgggaggctgaggcaggaggaccacttgagtccacgaggtcaagaccagcctgggctccagccccatctctatttaaaaaataaaacaacaacaacaaaacagatgcTTGCACACCCATGCTCactgctgcactattcacaagtCAAAACGTGGAGGCAGCCCACGTATCCGCAGACGGATGAACACACACAGTAGGCTCATACACACac harbors:
- the CBS gene encoding cystathionine beta-synthase isoform X4, which gives rise to MPSETPQAEVGPTGCPHRSGPHSAKGSLEKGSPEDKEAKEPLWIRPDAPSRCTWQLGRPASESPHHHTAPAKSPKILPDILKKIGDTPMVRINKIGKKFGLKCELLAKCEFFNAGGSVKDRISLRMIEDAERDGTLKPGDTIIEPTSGNTGIGLALAAAVRGYRCIIVMPEKMSSEKVDVLRALGAEIVRTPTNARFDSPESHVGVAWRLKNEIPNSHILDQYRNASNPLAHYDTTADEILQQCDGKLDMLVASVGTGGTITGIARKLKEKCPGCRIIGVDPEGSILAEPEELNQTEQTTYEVEGIGYDFIPTVLDRTVVDKWFKSNDEEAFTFARMLIAQEGLLCGGSAGSTVAVAVKAAQELQEGQRCVVILPDSVRNYMTKFLSDRWMLQKGFLKEEDLTEKKPWWWHLRVQELGLSAPLTVLPTITCGHTIEILREKGFDQAPVVDEAGVILGMVTLGNMLSSLLAGKVQPSDQVGKVIYKQFKQIRLTDTLGRLSHILEMDHFALVVHEQIQYHSTGKSSQRQMVFGVVTAIDLLNFVAAQERDQK
- the CBS gene encoding cystathionine beta-synthase isoform X2, which produces MRQRMGIWRVCGWPRPGCAGGHLRCGLRPPGKGISLQDAVSRLKNVEGIPKGRSSPRAQSPGRPQHRHRESCGCRGLGDKAGTEFRISDDQGQSCSAPCRTGRMGCRGRSSDRLVPRCRCRGVAKCEFFNAGGSVKDRISLRMIEDAERDGTLKPGDTIIEPTSGNTGIGLALAAAVRGYRCIIVMPEKMSSEKVDVLRALGAEIVRTPTNARFDSPESHVGVAWRLKNEIPNSHILDQYRNASNPLAHYDTTADEILQQCDGKLDMLVASVGTGGTITGIARKLKEKCPGCRIIGVDPEGSILAEPEELNQTEQTTYEVEGIGYDFIPTVLDRTVVDKWFKSNDEEAFTFARMLIAQEGLLCGGSAGSTVAVAVKAAQELQEGQRCVVILPDSVRNYMTKFLSDRWMLQKGFLKEEDLTEKKPWWWHLRVQELGLSAPLTVLPTITCGHTIEILREKGFDQAPVVDEAGVILGMVTLGNMLSSLLAGKVQPSDQVGKVIYKQFKQIRLTDTLGRLSHILEMDHFALVVHEQIQYHSTGKSSQRQMVFGVVTAIDLLNFVAAQERDQK
- the CBS gene encoding cystathionine beta-synthase isoform X1, whose amino-acid sequence is MRQRMGIWRVCGWPRPGCAGGHLRCGLRPPGKGISLQDAVSRLKNVEGIPKGRSSPRAQSPGRPQHRHRESCGCRGLGDKAGTEFRISDDQGQSCSAPCRTGRMGCRGRSSDRLVPRCRCRGVAKCEFFNAGGSVKDRISLRMIEDAERDGTLKPGDTIIEPTSGNTGIGLALAAAVRGYRCIIVMPEKMSSEKVDVLRALGAEIVRTPTNARFDSPESHVGVAWRLKNEIPNSHILDQYRNASNPLAHYDTTADEILQQCDGKLDMLVASVGTGGTITGIARKLKEKCPGCRIIGVDPEGSILAEPEELNQTEQTTYEVEGIGYDFIPTVLDRTVVDKWFKSNDEEAFTFARMLIAQEGLLCGGSAGSTVAVAVKAAQELQEGQRCVVILPDSVRNYMTKFLSDRWMLQKGFLKEEDLTEKKPWWWHLRVQELGLSAPLTVLPTITCGHTIEILREKGFDQAPVVDEAGVILGMVTLGNMLSSLLAGKVQPSDQVGKVIYKQFKQIRLTDTLGRLSHILEMDHFALVVHEQIQSQDQAWAGVVGGPADHSTGKSSQRQMVFGVVTAIDLLNFVAAQERDQK